One Ranitomeya variabilis isolate aRanVar5 chromosome 5, aRanVar5.hap1, whole genome shotgun sequence DNA window includes the following coding sequences:
- the LOC143774032 gene encoding E3 ubiquitin/ISG15 ligase TRIM25-like, with protein sequence MASADLREELDCSICLSTYTDPVMLRCGHNFCRVCIDRVLDTQEGSGVYSCPDCREEFQQRPTLMRDFALCKIVKNFQQTDQHQEEITGICCTYCVDSPVPAVRSCLHCEASLCDKHLRAHSKSAEHILSDPSTSLEKRKCSVHKKILEYYCKEDAACICVSCSLIGKHNGHNMESLDEASGKKKKKLRNVLQKLITKREKTEERVRSLEERRIKAQEKAAGEAERVTALCTDIRRRVDDLEKKVLSEISRQEKEESLSLSALIHQLEIKKDELSRKMRHIEELCNMTDPLTVLALQEPDTGDLCDPEEEGGDEDTGGHDKQPHDGDDLDVAVISHTLHTLCDVISGIRSGIYVEDPADILLDVTTAGNYLLISDDLKTATGTRKKQKRPETAERFQCKQVMSRRGFTSGRHYWDVEGGRSGWWMVGMCYPSIDRRGDQSVIGNNNKSWCLRLYDNNEYSVIHDRKLMRLPDKISSRVRIHLDYEAGQLSFYELCDPIRHLHTFTASFSEPLHAALFVYNNSLTIKKT encoded by the exons ATGGCTTCTGCTGATCTGAGAGAAGAGCTGGACTGCTCCATCTGTCTGAGCACTTATACAGATCCTGTAatgctgagatgtggacacaacttctgccgggtctgtattgatcgtgtgctggatacacaggaagggtctggagtttattcctgtcctgaCTGCAGAGAAGAGTTTCAGCAGCGGCCGACACTGATGAGGGACTTTGCTCTTTGTAAGATTGTGAAGAATTTCCAGCAAACTGACCAACATCAGgaggagatcaccgggatctgctgcacttactgtgtggactctccggtacctgctgttagatcctgtctacactgtgaggcttctctgtgtgataaacacCTGAGAGCTCACAGCAAGTCAGCAGAACACATCTTATctgatcccagcacttctctggagaaaaggaaatgttctgtccataagaagatcctggaatattactgcaaagaggacgctgcttgtatctgtgtgtcctgcagtttgATTGGGAAACATAATGGACATAATATGGAGTCACTGGATGAGGCCTcagggaagaaaaagaaaaaattgagaAATGTTCTCCAGAAACTGATCACAAAGAGAGAGAAGACTGAGGAAAGAGTCCGGAGTCTGGAGGAGCGCAGGATAAAAGCTCAAGAAAAAGCAGCTGGAGAAGCCGAGAGAGTCActgccctgtgtacagacatcaggagacgggtggacgacctggagaagaaggtcctgagtgagatctccaggcaggaaaaggaagagtcactgtcactgtctgctctgatccatcagctggaaataaagaaggacgagctgtccaggaagatgagacacattgaggagctgtgtaacatgacggatccactgactgtcttag ccttacaggaaccagacaccggtgacttgtgtgatcctgaggaggagggaggtgatgaggacacagggggacatgataaacagccccatgatggagatgacctggatgtggctgtgatctcacacacattacacacattatgtgacgtaatatcaggtataaggagcgggatctatgtggaggatcctgcagacatattactggatgtaaccACAGCTGGTAATTATCTCCTTATATCAGATGACCTGAAAACTGCGACCGGGACACGAAAAAAGCAGAAACGTCCAGAAACAGCGGAGAGATTCCAATGTAAGCAGGTGATGAGCAGGAGaggatttacctcaggacgacattactgggatgtggaggGCGGTAGATCAGGGTGGTGGATGGTGGGGATGTGTTATCCCAGTATAGACAGGAGGGGAGATCAGTCAGTGATTGGAAATAATAACAAGTCCTGGTGTTTGAGGCTATATGATAATAATGAGTATTCAGTGATACATGACAGAAAACTTATGCGGTTACCTGACAAGATCTCCAGTAGAGTCAGGATACatctggattatgaggccgggcagttgtccttttatgagctgtgtgaccccatcagacacttacacaccttcactgcctCCTTCTCCGAGCCCCTTCATGCAGCGCTATTTGTATATAACAATTCTTTGACAATAAAGAAAACATAA